atcaaattgccaacatccactggatcatcgaaaaagcaagagttccagaaaaacatctacttctgctttattgactacgccaaagcctttgactgtgtggatcacaataaactgtggaaaattcttcaagagatgggaacaccagatcacctgacctgcctcttgagaaatctatgtgcaggtcaggaagcaacagttagaactggacatggaacaacagattggttccaaataggaaaaggagtacatcaaggctgtatattgtcaccctgcttatttaacttctatgcagagtacatcatgagaaacgctgggctggaagaagcacaagctggattcaagactgctgggagaaataccaataacctgatatgcagatgacaccaccctatggcaaaaagtgaagaggaactaaaaagcctcttgatgaaagtgaaaaaggagagtgaaaaagttggcttaaagctcaacattcagaaaacgaagatcatggcatctggtcccatcacttcatgggaaatagatggggaaacagtggaaacagtgtccgactttatttttgggggctccaaaatcactgcagatggtgactgcagccatgaaattaaaagacgcttactccttggaagttatgacaacctagatagcatattgaaaagcagaaatattactttgccaacaaaggtccgtctagtcaaggctatggtttttccagcggtcatcaatggatgtgaaagttggactgtgaagaaagctgagtgccatagaatcgatgcttttgaactgtggtgttggagaagactcttgagagtcccttggactgcaaggagatccaaccagtccatcctaaaggagatcagtcctgagtgttcattggaaggactgatgttgaagctgaaactgcaatactctgggcacctcatgcgaagagctgactcattggaaaagaccctgatgctgggagggattgggggcaggagaaggggacgacagagggtgagatggttggatggcatcaccgactcgatggacaagagtttgagtgaactcggggagttggtgatagacagggaggcctggcgtgctgcgattcatggggtcgcagagtcggacacgactgagcgactgaattgaactgaactgactgatttaaCGAGGACAATTTCGCGAAAGCAGCTAACAATGTGAACACTTTACTGCGCGCCAATCCCTGCTTTAGGAGACCCGTGGGTTGCTAGATAATGTTTCCGTACCCACCgcacaaaggaggaaactgaggctcacagcaCTGGGACTTCTCCATCCCCGACCTGCTGCACGCCCGCACTCACCTtcttgagctgctgctgctgcacgaTGCGTGCCTTCTTGGGTGCGATAACGCGACCTGGGGAGAAACGTGCTCTCGTGAGGCTGGAGAACATTGGGCCCACCTCACCCTCGAGCCCCCGGCCCGCTTCTCACCGCCCTTCCTCGGGCCCCGGTTCCGAGCcgaggccgccgccgccgccgccttgcTCTTCGCTGGCTTCTGCGCCTGGAACTTGCGCTGCCCCTGCGCCATTGTCAGCCACGCATCGGAAGAGGGGAAAGTCGCAGAAGGAAGGCGCAGGGCACG
The nucleotide sequence above comes from Bos indicus isolate NIAB-ARS_2022 breed Sahiwal x Tharparkar chromosome 7, NIAB-ARS_B.indTharparkar_mat_pri_1.0, whole genome shotgun sequence. Encoded proteins:
- the C7H19orf53 gene encoding leydig cell tumor 10 kDa protein homolog produces the protein MAQGQRKFQAQKPAKSKAAAAAASARNRGPRKGGRVIAPKKARIVQQQQLKKNLEVGIRKKIEHDVVMKASTSLPKKLALLKASTKKKEASSSTKMPA